A window of the Butyricimonas faecalis genome harbors these coding sequences:
- the ispF gene encoding 2-C-methyl-D-erythritol 2,4-cyclodiphosphate synthase codes for MKIKTGIGIDIHRLEPGLDFWLGGIKLEHEKGCVAHSDGDVLIHAICDALLGAAGLDDIGVYFPDTDPAYKGIDSKILLKKVIDMIEDKGFAIGNIDCVVCLQRPKIKMRTLEMRECLSEIMGIDVDEITIKATTTEKLGFEGREEGVSAYVTVLIIKL; via the coding sequence ATGAAAATAAAAACAGGTATAGGGATTGATATCCACCGCTTAGAGCCGGGATTGGACTTTTGGCTAGGAGGAATTAAACTGGAACATGAAAAAGGGTGTGTAGCCCATTCGGACGGGGATGTGTTGATTCATGCGATATGTGATGCACTTCTGGGTGCTGCCGGATTGGATGACATCGGGGTATATTTCCCGGATACGGACCCCGCTTACAAGGGAATTGATAGTAAAATTCTGTTGAAGAAAGTGATCGACATGATCGAGGACAAAGGGTTTGCTATCGGTAATATTGATTGCGTGGTATGCCTGCAAAGGCCCAAAATCAAAATGCGTACCTTGGAGATGCGGGAATGTTTGTCTGAAATCATGGGGATTGATGTAGATGAGATTACCATCAAGGCTACCACGACGGAGAAGTTGGGATTTGAGGGGAGAGAAGAAGGGGTTTCGGCTTACGTGACGGTGTTGATTATTAAGTTATAA
- a CDS encoding META domain-containing protein — protein MRKTTILMMIAVTLGFSGCKSNNGDKAQLTANEWQLKEMTTTKGKTALPQRVPTLMLTDTNTMYGFSGCNRFFGKYSTKGNTIKFEPGGSTMMACPDLQFEGEYMQTLATMTSYSIENKELKLTDKDRKQTLVFVPKTEEEIIGVANDAHGCNGAAGYTWSEARKDCIRLFESGIRMNPINDPQATLSTFIVFSTDSTLAEIFIPDMENLPLLNRRELPGGGYAWNVEDDDTYNVRQVNGQWIIEQRGETLYTETPESVVNMIFQGGDGKTKMLYQVEITFYPAEELAVVKLDDQTYELSQQRMASGFMYKKDQVSLIGKGEEAELTLPDGKVLKLHAKK, from the coding sequence ATGAGAAAAACAACTATTTTAATGATGATCGCCGTGACGCTTGGTTTCTCCGGCTGTAAAAGCAATAACGGTGACAAAGCGCAACTGACGGCCAATGAATGGCAATTGAAAGAGATGACAACCACAAAGGGGAAAACCGCTCTTCCGCAACGAGTTCCCACCCTTATGTTGACCGACACCAACACGATGTACGGCTTCTCCGGATGTAACCGATTTTTTGGGAAATATTCCACGAAAGGGAATACCATCAAGTTTGAACCGGGCGGAAGCACCATGATGGCTTGTCCGGATCTCCAGTTCGAGGGCGAGTACATGCAGACGTTGGCCACTATGACCTCGTACAGCATTGAAAACAAAGAATTGAAATTAACGGACAAAGACCGGAAACAAACTCTCGTTTTCGTGCCTAAAACAGAAGAAGAAATCATCGGTGTCGCAAACGACGCTCACGGATGTAACGGTGCTGCAGGCTACACTTGGTCTGAAGCTAGAAAAGACTGTATCCGTTTGTTTGAATCTGGCATTCGCATGAACCCGATCAACGACCCGCAAGCCACGCTTTCCACGTTCATCGTGTTCTCAACCGACTCCACGTTGGCAGAAATATTCATTCCCGACATGGAAAACCTCCCGTTACTGAACAGACGCGAACTACCGGGAGGCGGTTATGCTTGGAACGTGGAGGACGATGATACCTATAACGTAAGACAAGTAAACGGACAATGGATCATCGAACAACGCGGAGAAACATTATACACCGAAACCCCAGAAAGCGTGGTCAACATGATATTCCAAGGTGGTGATGGCAAAACCAAAATGTTATACCAAGTAGAAATCACCTTCTATCCCGCGGAAGAACTGGCGGTTGTGAAACTTGACGACCAAACATACGAATTATCGCAACAACGCATGGCTTCCGGTTTCATGTACAAAAAGGATCAAGTAAGCTTGATTGGAAAAGGGGAAGAGGCGGAACTAACCCTTCCTGACGGGAAAGTATTGAAACTGCATGCAAAGAAGTAG
- a CDS encoding UDP-N-acetylmuramoyl-tripeptide--D-alanyl-D-alanine ligase produces MKELELIYNSFLAGSRITTDSREVKDGDIFIALKGENHNGNTFAAKAVAQGAKHVVIDEVAYNTAPQCVLVPDTLQFLQQLANHHRRKLNIPILGITGTNGKTTTKELCHAVLSQKYNTIATKGNLNNHIGVPLTLLSMDASTEFGIVEMGANHPGEIKELCKIVEPDYGIITNIGYAHLEGFGSYENIIRTKSALYEVVKEKSGILFVNGEDKLLCQLSENQKRYTYGIDGHFTNGEIVQTTPYLVYALKTHHGQLYIRTKLIGGYNFDNAMAATTVGMYFNIDPLQIQAAIEAYTPSNLRSQLLKTNRNTIILDAYNANPSSMQVAISNFAEMKADNKLLIIGEMRELGAISEESHKNIVELMKKNHFPQVFLVGPSFETIANNYTFTRYFPDTDTLIEYLKVHEIRHAFILIKGSRGNKLERITEYL; encoded by the coding sequence ATGAAAGAGCTCGAACTAATATATAACTCTTTTCTGGCGGGTAGCCGGATTACAACAGACTCTAGAGAGGTAAAGGATGGAGATATATTTATCGCCTTGAAGGGTGAAAATCATAACGGTAACACTTTTGCAGCGAAGGCGGTGGCCCAAGGAGCGAAACACGTCGTCATTGACGAAGTTGCCTACAACACGGCACCCCAATGCGTACTCGTTCCCGACACCCTGCAATTCCTGCAACAATTGGCGAACCATCACCGCCGGAAATTAAATATTCCTATCTTGGGAATCACTGGCACAAATGGAAAAACGACTACCAAAGAATTGTGTCACGCCGTTCTTTCTCAAAAATATAACACCATTGCCACAAAAGGCAATTTAAACAACCACATCGGAGTACCCCTCACGTTGTTAAGCATGGATGCCTCCACGGAATTCGGCATCGTGGAGATGGGGGCCAATCATCCGGGGGAAATAAAAGAACTATGCAAGATCGTTGAACCGGATTACGGTATCATCACGAACATCGGATATGCCCACTTGGAAGGGTTCGGAAGTTACGAAAATATCATCCGAACCAAAAGCGCCCTTTACGAAGTCGTGAAGGAAAAATCGGGAATTTTATTCGTAAATGGAGAAGACAAATTACTATGCCAATTATCAGAAAATCAGAAAAGATACACCTACGGCATAGATGGTCATTTCACGAACGGGGAAATCGTTCAGACCACCCCTTACCTCGTGTATGCACTGAAGACCCACCACGGACAACTATATATCCGGACGAAGCTCATCGGGGGATATAACTTTGATAACGCCATGGCTGCTACCACGGTAGGAATGTATTTCAATATCGATCCTTTGCAAATACAAGCCGCCATCGAGGCTTATACCCCCTCTAACCTTCGCTCGCAACTACTGAAAACAAATCGCAACACGATCATCTTGGATGCTTACAACGCCAACCCAAGTAGTATGCAAGTCGCCATCTCCAATTTTGCAGAAATGAAGGCAGACAACAAATTACTAATTATCGGGGAGATGCGTGAACTGGGAGCCATCTCCGAGGAATCCCACAAAAACATCGTGGAGCTCATGAAGAAAAACCATTTTCCCCAAGTATTCCTCGTGGGACCGAGTTTTGAAACCATTGCAAATAACTATACCTTTACGCGTTACTTTCCCGACACGGACACGCTGATCGAGTATCTCAAAGTGCACGAGATCCGCCATGCTTTTATTCTGATAAAAGGTTCGAGGGGAAACAAATTGGAAAGGATTACAGAATATTTATAA
- a CDS encoding dihydroorotase — protein MRLLFQGGTIVNEGRAFKGDLLIHNDRIEKIIEGKLDAVPGDIKIIDATGKYIIPGVIDDQVHFREPGLTHKGDIREGSRAAAAGGVTSFMDMPNVKPPTVTNALLREKQQIAKENAAVNYSFYLGATVDNIEEIKKVDPHTTCGIKVFMGSSTGNMLVDNREALEKIFAESPILIATHCEDSPTINWNLELYKQQYGEDIPPFCHPLIRSRECCYTSSSLAAELARKYGSRLHILHLSTKEELELLDQGPRTQKHITGEVCVHHLWFNDQAYHTKGNLVKWNPAIKTEEDRQALLQALNDNRLDIIATDHAPHLPAEKAGVYTQSASGGPMVQHSLVVMLELMEKGQITLENIVDKMCHAPADIFHVEERGYLREGYKADIAIFEKHPWRVKKENLLYKCGWSPLEEMSFTYQVSMTLVNGQIVYDHGKINDHVRGEMLTFY, from the coding sequence ATGCGTTTATTATTTCAAGGTGGAACCATCGTAAATGAAGGGAGAGCCTTCAAGGGAGACCTCTTGATTCACAACGATCGTATCGAAAAAATCATAGAAGGTAAGCTAGATGCAGTCCCCGGAGACATCAAAATTATTGATGCCACGGGAAAATATATCATACCGGGAGTGATCGACGATCAAGTACATTTCCGCGAACCCGGACTCACACACAAAGGAGATATCCGGGAAGGTAGTCGGGCGGCAGCTGCAGGAGGTGTGACCTCTTTCATGGATATGCCTAACGTGAAACCTCCCACCGTAACCAACGCGTTACTCCGGGAAAAGCAACAGATAGCCAAGGAGAATGCGGCTGTCAACTATTCATTTTACCTCGGTGCCACTGTTGATAATATCGAGGAAATTAAAAAGGTAGACCCACACACAACCTGCGGAATCAAAGTATTTATGGGTTCTTCCACGGGAAACATGCTAGTGGACAATCGGGAAGCCTTGGAAAAAATATTCGCAGAATCCCCCATTCTTATCGCAACCCATTGTGAGGATTCGCCCACGATAAACTGGAACCTGGAACTCTACAAGCAACAGTACGGGGAAGACATTCCTCCGTTCTGCCACCCCTTAATCCGTAGTCGAGAGTGTTGCTACACCAGCTCTTCGCTGGCTGCCGAGCTGGCACGCAAGTACGGTAGCCGCCTGCACATTCTTCACTTAAGCACAAAAGAAGAACTGGAATTACTGGATCAAGGGCCCCGCACTCAAAAACATATCACCGGAGAAGTATGCGTTCATCATCTTTGGTTCAACGATCAGGCCTACCACACCAAAGGGAACCTCGTCAAGTGGAATCCTGCCATCAAAACCGAAGAAGATCGTCAAGCCCTGTTGCAAGCCTTGAATGACAATCGTCTGGACATCATCGCCACAGATCACGCCCCCCATCTTCCGGCAGAAAAAGCCGGAGTGTACACCCAATCAGCCAGCGGAGGCCCGATGGTGCAACACTCGCTGGTTGTCATGCTGGAACTCATGGAGAAAGGTCAGATCACGCTTGAAAATATCGTGGACAAAATGTGTCATGCACCCGCCGACATTTTCCATGTCGAAGAAAGAGGCTATCTACGGGAAGGTTACAAAGCAGACATTGCCATCTTCGAAAAACACCCGTGGAGGGTAAAGAAAGAAAATTTACTCTACAAATGCGGTTGGTCTCCCCTCGAAGAAATGTCCTTTACCTATCAGGTAAGCATGACACTCGTGAACGGGCAAATCGTGTACGATCATGGAAAGATCAATGACCATGTGCGCGGGGAAATGCTGACATTCTATTAA
- a CDS encoding polyprenol monophosphomannose synthase, with product MNDRVVIIPTYNEKENIENILRYVFKLEPKFDVLVIEDNSPDGTAQIVKRLQSEFPQLHMIERKGKLGLGTAYITGFKWSLEHGYNYIFEMDADFSHNPDDLIKLYHACKSGEGDMAIGSRYVTGVNVVNWPMGRVLMSYFASKYVRFITGMKIHDATAGFVCYTRKVLEAIDLDNIRFKGYAFQIEMKFTAWTMGFKLKEVPIIFTDRTLGTSKMSGGIFNEAFWGVITMKLRSLGKRKKIKN from the coding sequence ATGAACGACAGAGTTGTCATCATACCGACTTATAACGAGAAAGAGAATATCGAAAATATTCTTCGTTATGTTTTTAAATTGGAACCAAAGTTTGATGTGCTCGTTATAGAGGACAACTCTCCCGACGGCACGGCTCAAATTGTCAAACGTCTTCAATCCGAATTCCCGCAACTTCACATGATCGAACGTAAAGGAAAGCTGGGACTCGGCACGGCCTATATCACCGGATTCAAATGGTCATTGGAACACGGGTACAATTACATCTTCGAAATGGATGCCGATTTTTCCCATAATCCCGATGATCTGATTAAACTGTATCACGCCTGCAAAAGTGGGGAAGGCGATATGGCAATCGGCTCCCGTTACGTCACAGGTGTTAACGTCGTGAACTGGCCTATGGGACGAGTACTCATGTCCTATTTCGCCTCCAAGTACGTGAGATTTATCACGGGCATGAAAATACATGACGCCACAGCCGGATTCGTTTGCTACACCCGGAAAGTTTTGGAAGCCATTGATCTCGACAACATCCGTTTTAAAGGCTATGCCTTCCAGATCGAAATGAAATTCACGGCATGGACCATGGGATTCAAGCTGAAAGAAGTTCCTATCATCTTCACCGACCGTACCCTCGGTACATCCAAAATGAGTGGTGGCATCTTCAACGAAGCCTTTTGGGGAGTTATCACGATGAAACTCCGGAGCCTGGGAAAACGTAAGAAAATTAAAAATTAA